In Zunongwangia profunda SM-A87, the following proteins share a genomic window:
- a CDS encoding magnesium transporter CorA family protein yields the protein MIKIFKTFGGYVEINEPQKSCWINVTNPTSGEINQLRIDYGLPTDLINDILDQDERPRIEFDDDWTLIILRIPVEVRNNGVPFHTIPLGIFITRSFTLTLCLQDNEVLPIIQPSPFRDQYKEITDSINFILRLFLRSGNLYLRFLKQINQMTSMIEQDLEKSIKNKELNKLLKMEKCLVYFITSIKANEIVLAKLRNSKKITTQINEDLLEDAFIENKQAREMAQIYSDIQSGMMDAFASVISNNLNVVMKQLTLISIILMIPTLIASMFGMNVPNFMEDSLWAMPSIILGSLILSILGVILFRRRQWL from the coding sequence ATGATTAAAATTTTCAAAACATTCGGTGGCTATGTTGAAATCAACGAACCACAAAAAAGTTGTTGGATTAATGTAACAAATCCTACATCAGGCGAAATTAATCAACTTAGAATTGATTATGGATTGCCAACTGACCTGATAAATGACATTTTAGACCAAGACGAACGACCACGTATTGAATTTGATGATGACTGGACTTTGATAATTCTACGCATTCCAGTCGAAGTTAGAAACAATGGAGTTCCATTTCATACCATTCCATTAGGTATTTTTATAACAAGAAGCTTCACTCTAACTTTGTGTTTGCAAGACAATGAAGTGTTGCCAATCATACAACCGTCTCCATTTCGAGACCAATACAAAGAAATTACCGACAGTATTAATTTTATACTTCGACTATTTCTTCGTTCGGGAAATTTATATCTGCGTTTCTTAAAACAAATAAATCAAATGACTTCAATGATTGAACAAGACCTTGAAAAATCAATTAAAAACAAGGAATTGAATAAATTATTGAAAATGGAAAAGTGTTTGGTTTATTTTATTACTTCAATTAAAGCAAATGAAATTGTTTTGGCAAAACTTCGTAATTCAAAAAAGATAACCACCCAAATCAACGAAGACTTGTTGGAAGACGCATTCATTGAAAATAAACAAGCACGTGAAATGGCACAGATTTATTCGGACATTCAAAGTGGAATGATGGATGCTTTTGCTTCGGTAATATCTAACAATTTGAATGTTGTAATGAAGCAATTGACACTTATTTCGATTATATTAATGATACCGACTTTGATAGCAAGTATGTTTGGGATGAACGTTCCAAATTTTATGGAAGATTCATTATGGGCAATGCCTTCAATAATTTTAGGTTCGTTGATTTTATCGATCTTGGGAGTAATTTTATTTCGAAGAAGACAATGGCTTTAA
- a CDS encoding DUF2711 family protein has protein sequence MSIFTENKIYPEEETPLKEHFSEFYDSVYVASLPFFRIENETKSKSFKASEKITVEQAKAEMKELKSLKLENVEIFTSNKDYPKEKEIYENGVLIKWKEIVSNTELSDSIELNRALKTSIGAYKKKLERQDLLKTLNHYTDLEKIWHPSEGGFDLFTKKKIYQAFKNFNKDIIIIVDEFFENTVELDLTKLSEYEFIDKIDYKDYYIYSSDREILFTIEWDSYFCLVAVDKNKIEYIENHFEGFIADEKTTHLWDW, from the coding sequence ATGAGCATATTCACAGAAAATAAAATATATCCAGAGGAAGAGACTCCATTGAAGGAACACTTCTCGGAATTTTACGATTCAGTTTATGTAGCATCCTTGCCATTTTTCCGAATAGAAAATGAAACTAAATCGAAATCTTTTAAAGCATCTGAAAAAATAACTGTGGAGCAAGCAAAAGCGGAAATGAAAGAATTAAAATCGCTTAAACTTGAGAACGTAGAAATTTTCACTTCAAACAAAGATTATCCGAAAGAAAAAGAGATTTATGAAAATGGAGTTCTAATCAAATGGAAAGAAATCGTTTCCAATACAGAGTTATCCGATAGCATAGAATTGAATAGAGCCTTAAAAACATCTATTGGAGCCTATAAAAAGAAACTTGAACGACAAGATTTACTAAAAACCTTAAATCATTATACAGATTTAGAGAAAATTTGGCACCCATCAGAAGGCGGATTCGATTTGTTTACAAAAAAAAAGATTTACCAAGCGTTTAAGAACTTCAATAAAGATATAATCATAATAGTAGACGAATTCTTTGAGAACACAGTTGAACTTGATTTGACAAAGCTTTCGGAATATGAATTTATTGACAAAATAGATTATAAAGACTATTATATTTACTCATCTGACCGAGAAATTCTATTCACAATCGAATGGGATAGTTATTTCTGTTTAGTGGCAGTTGATAAAAACAAAATTGAATATATAGAAAACCACTTTGAAGGATTCATTGCAGATGAAAAAACCACTCATTTGTGGGATTGGTAA
- a CDS encoding zeta toxin family protein, with product MQNKRLRMFAGPNGSGKSTVFNEIKEQYDFDLGIYLNADEIEKKLKKKNSIAISDYNLSVNIGNKFNDFISSHSLFKKAKNDGYKIDLTFKNGLIINPNSQTHSYEASILTDFLRQELIKSGQKLSFETVMSHPSKIETLKFSRENDYKNYLYFISTENVKINKSRVEERVLNGGHPVPPIKIEERYYRSLEMLQEAIKSTYRTFIFDNSESKSRLILDIHKAKTVTYRSERIPKWVDKYCLGIN from the coding sequence ATGCAAAATAAAAGATTAAGAATGTTTGCTGGACCCAATGGTTCTGGAAAAAGCACTGTATTCAATGAAATTAAGGAACAGTACGATTTCGATTTGGGCATTTATTTAAACGCAGATGAAATTGAAAAAAAACTAAAGAAGAAAAATTCAATTGCTATTTCTGATTACAATCTTTCAGTAAACATTGGAAACAAATTTAATGACTTTATTTCTTCCCATTCGCTTTTTAAAAAAGCAAAAAATGATGGATATAAGATAGATTTGACTTTCAAAAATGGGTTGATCATAAATCCAAATTCACAAACTCATTCTTACGAAGCATCAATTTTAACTGACTTTCTACGACAAGAATTAATTAAATCAGGACAAAAACTATCTTTTGAAACGGTAATGTCTCATCCATCCAAAATAGAAACTCTTAAATTCTCGAGAGAAAATGATTATAAGAATTACCTGTATTTTATATCAACTGAAAACGTAAAAATTAATAAATCACGAGTAGAAGAAAGAGTACTAAATGGAGGTCATCCAGTTCCTCCGATAAAAATAGAGGAAAGATATTACAGAAGTTTAGAGATGCTACAAGAAGCAATAAAATCTACCTATAGAACATTTATCTTTGATAATAGCGAGAGTAAATCTAGATTAATTCTTGATATTCACAAAGCTAAAACTGTAACATATAGGAGTGAAAGAATTCCAAAATGGGTTGATAAATATTGTTTAGGTATCAATTAA
- a CDS encoding Crp/Fnr family transcriptional regulator translates to MKKLIEYILQFGILNSQQIKLIEKKVTELELRKDEYFSEAGKTPKQVAFVVEGIFRGCYYNNKGEEITRCFIQEKSIMCDYVNFEANAISSDYLQACTDCKLIVFSRQAWEELSNIIVGWDAIKSKMVQICMYQKSRKNPVISQDATTRYLEFIENYPSLVNRIPLTYIASYLGVTQQSLSRIRKNIS, encoded by the coding sequence ATGAAAAAACTGATAGAATATATTTTACAATTTGGAATTTTGAATTCGCAACAAATTAAACTGATTGAAAAAAAAGTAACTGAATTAGAACTCAGAAAAGATGAGTATTTTTCAGAAGCAGGTAAAACACCAAAACAAGTTGCATTCGTAGTAGAGGGTATTTTTAGAGGTTGTTATTATAATAATAAAGGAGAAGAAATAACACGTTGTTTTATTCAAGAAAAAAGTATAATGTGTGATTATGTGAATTTTGAAGCTAACGCCATTTCTTCCGATTACCTACAGGCTTGTACCGATTGTAAGCTTATTGTTTTTTCAAGGCAAGCTTGGGAAGAACTTTCAAACATTATTGTGGGATGGGACGCTATTAAAAGTAAGATGGTTCAAATTTGTATGTATCAAAAATCTAGAAAAAATCCAGTAATTTCTCAAGATGCTACAACACGTTATTTGGAGTTTATAGAAAACTATCCCTCATTAGTTAATCGCATTCCTTTAACCTATATAGCATCTTACTTAGGTGTAACGCAACAATCTTTAAGTAGAATCAGAAAAAACATCAGCTAA
- a CDS encoding helix-turn-helix domain-containing protein: MILKSIELAPREKEVLKLLGAELTSKEISGQFFSSVSRLDVHRKILLKTGEKWGSDAQLVFKDYKALNQEYKSILKRLYLSDLEIV; this comes from the coding sequence ATGATCTTAAAAAGCATCGAGCTTGCTCCGCGGGAAAAAGAAGTATTAAAGCTGTTGGGAGCGGAGCTGACTTCTAAAGAGATTTCAGGACAGTTTTTTAGTTCAGTTAGTAGATTGGACGTACATCGTAAAATACTTTTAAAAACGGGTGAAAAGTGGGGTAGTGATGCTCAGCTTGTATTTAAAGATTACAAAGCCTTAAATCAGGAATATAAGTCCATTCTAAAGAGACTTTATCTATCTGATTTAGAGATTGTATAA
- a CDS encoding LuxR C-terminal-related transcriptional regulator, which yields MSSKEISEQFFSSVNTIEAHRKNILLKIGEK from the coding sequence CTGAGTTCCAAAGAAATTTCAGAACAGTTTTTTAGTTCAGTCAACACAATTGAAGCACACCGTAAAAACATCCTTTTAAAAATCGGTGAAAAGTAG
- a CDS encoding SDR family NAD(P)-dependent oxidoreductase — MKKVLITGANKGIGFATAKLLLQKGYYVYLGSRSIQNGASAVDKLKAEGLANVECIQIDVTDDNSVKTASEKIDVLDILINNAGINGGNDPYTALEATPAEFQAAFNVNVIGTSRVTQAFIDLLKKSEEPRIVNLSTSVGSLALQSDPNWPAYNYAKYAVYAASKAALNMYTIHLAYELRDTNFKVNAVCPGLTATDFTFGNGGEAETAARRVVKYATIDQNGPTGKFFSEETNPKTEEIDW; from the coding sequence ATGAAGAAAGTATTAATCACAGGAGCCAACAAAGGAATTGGCTTTGCCACAGCTAAATTATTATTGCAAAAAGGGTATTACGTTTATCTCGGTAGCAGAAGTATCCAAAATGGTGCTTCCGCTGTTGATAAATTGAAAGCAGAAGGTTTAGCCAATGTTGAGTGCATTCAAATTGACGTAACAGATGACAATTCAGTTAAAACAGCTAGTGAAAAAATTGATGTTTTAGATATCTTAATAAACAATGCGGGTATCAATGGAGGAAATGATCCATACACCGCTTTAGAAGCCACACCAGCAGAATTTCAAGCGGCATTTAATGTCAATGTAATAGGAACATCAAGGGTTACCCAAGCATTTATCGATTTACTTAAAAAATCCGAAGAACCTCGAATTGTAAATTTAAGTACAAGTGTCGGTTCTCTTGCCTTACAAAGTGACCCAAACTGGCCAGCTTACAACTATGCTAAATATGCCGTTTATGCAGCTTCTAAAGCCGCTTTAAATATGTACACGATTCATTTAGCTTACGAACTTCGTGATACAAATTTTAAAGTAAATGCTGTTTGTCCAGGATTAACTGCTACAGATTTCACGTTTGGAAATGGCGGAGAAGCGGAAACAGCAGCTAGAAGAGTTGTAAAGTATGCTACAATTGAC
- a CDS encoding WG repeat-containing protein: MKIIPNLNYSILLLAALLFLNACDSAKSVSRQSMSAAKTPIDTVSFDKSSRFFQGIARVEKDSSTFFINTNGKRVFKNLIHEFQPLDSVSPTNNGMLSVYKNEKKLMRIVQLDNGNYGMLNDSAEWVLQPEYDTIALLYDRYLKLEKEGKTTYADTWGNLIVPFEFDDVQILGPRYFNVKKDEKWGVYDAEHNKVIIPFEYDDFDYCSGCGKKPDYFYAEKNEKWGVINLKNEVLVPFNYQHIHSNMRSDEWVAAFRKEGKNVIINIPQQKEFAAPEYDSFQIENGHLIAAKTIDDHRYYGVINRKGEEVIPFEYSGIYNSYSSFQSGPYFSIKKDEKFGIIDTLGKVIIPPSYKSQLRVQGHYFISRENRKVGVLDRENTEVLPPGYDEIIMTEMKTADNKTESIFKLTANEKYGFYIPKTGKRIRPTYDKIHFLSNGQRTPYVSRAESKGLISLEKDGKTKLYNLNTHTMIADNYVAPKFLPHQKMLVRKEDYGDQGLYDLKEDTLILPIEYKSIQVFEAQPQLIKVVKEVGNYQTQAGLMDEEGKEVLPVHYAEIEALDAATFLLHERDSLYYSYSVKAHKKEKLPFTNVLLNDSTSLLSVQKNGKMYLYDYKRKQLLLNEGYSEIQQLKNGNFILFQKDSTDQLKFGYVNAAGELMVPVIYDTKATLFYPILEFEHYLLLLKEDKATGKMLEGFASLEGKILVPPHFDKVYPEESGNGFLTIKNNRYGVITADGRELLKPLYVIGIYDRFNSRTQEMSFKFPVPFEHEGVWQFMREDGTKVPIKAQDLILFQ, translated from the coding sequence ATGAAAATCATCCCCAATCTTAATTACTCCATTTTGCTACTTGCTGCACTATTGTTTTTAAATGCGTGTGATAGTGCCAAAAGCGTATCCCGTCAATCGATGAGTGCTGCTAAAACGCCTATTGATACGGTAAGCTTCGATAAAAGCTCTCGTTTTTTTCAAGGCATAGCACGGGTAGAAAAAGACAGCAGTACCTTTTTTATCAACACCAATGGAAAACGCGTGTTTAAAAATTTGATACACGAATTTCAGCCATTAGACAGCGTTTCTCCTACGAATAACGGAATGCTAAGCGTATATAAGAATGAGAAAAAACTCATGCGCATAGTACAGCTTGATAACGGAAACTATGGCATGCTGAATGATTCAGCTGAATGGGTATTGCAACCGGAGTATGATACCATCGCATTGCTCTATGATCGTTATTTAAAACTGGAAAAAGAAGGAAAAACAACCTATGCCGATACCTGGGGCAACCTAATAGTTCCCTTTGAATTTGATGATGTTCAAATACTAGGTCCCCGCTATTTTAATGTAAAAAAGGATGAAAAATGGGGTGTTTATGATGCTGAACACAACAAGGTGATCATCCCTTTTGAATACGATGATTTTGATTACTGCAGCGGTTGTGGCAAAAAGCCCGATTATTTTTATGCTGAAAAAAATGAAAAATGGGGCGTTATCAATCTCAAGAATGAAGTGTTGGTGCCTTTTAACTATCAACACATCCATTCAAATATGCGAAGTGATGAGTGGGTTGCCGCATTTAGAAAAGAAGGAAAAAACGTCATTATAAATATTCCGCAGCAAAAAGAATTTGCAGCCCCTGAGTATGATAGCTTTCAGATTGAAAACGGACATTTAATAGCCGCAAAAACCATAGATGATCACCGTTATTATGGGGTGATTAACCGCAAGGGAGAAGAAGTCATTCCTTTTGAATATTCAGGAATTTATAATTCGTATTCAAGCTTTCAATCGGGGCCTTATTTTTCGATTAAAAAAGATGAAAAATTTGGAATTATAGATACGTTGGGCAAGGTTATAATTCCGCCAAGTTATAAAAGCCAATTACGCGTGCAAGGTCATTATTTCATCAGTAGAGAAAACCGCAAAGTTGGCGTGCTTGATCGGGAGAATACAGAAGTATTGCCTCCTGGTTATGATGAGATTATCATGACTGAAATGAAAACTGCCGACAATAAAACGGAATCTATTTTTAAGCTAACCGCCAATGAAAAATATGGGTTTTACATTCCCAAAACCGGTAAACGTATTCGCCCAACCTATGATAAGATCCATTTTTTAAGCAATGGGCAGCGTACGCCTTATGTTTCCAGAGCAGAAAGTAAAGGATTAATCAGCTTAGAGAAAGACGGAAAGACTAAACTTTACAATCTAAATACCCATACTATGATTGCTGATAATTATGTTGCTCCTAAATTTCTGCCACATCAAAAAATGCTTGTAAGAAAAGAGGATTATGGTGATCAAGGCCTTTATGATTTAAAAGAAGATACGTTAATCCTACCGATAGAATATAAATCTATTCAGGTTTTTGAAGCGCAACCCCAGCTTATAAAAGTGGTAAAAGAAGTAGGGAATTATCAAACCCAGGCAGGTCTTATGGATGAGGAAGGTAAAGAAGTACTTCCGGTACATTATGCAGAAATCGAAGCATTGGATGCCGCTACGTTTTTACTGCACGAGAGAGACAGCTTGTATTACAGCTATTCGGTTAAAGCTCATAAAAAAGAAAAGCTTCCGTTTACAAACGTGCTTTTAAATGACAGCACTTCTTTATTGAGCGTTCAAAAAAACGGGAAAATGTATCTGTATGATTATAAACGAAAACAGCTTTTGCTTAACGAGGGATATTCGGAAATTCAACAATTGAAAAATGGAAATTTTATCCTATTTCAAAAAGACAGCACCGATCAATTGAAATTTGGGTATGTCAATGCAGCAGGAGAACTTATGGTTCCGGTAATTTACGATACCAAAGCAACCCTGTTTTACCCAATTCTTGAATTCGAGCACTATCTCCTGTTGTTAAAAGAAGATAAAGCTACCGGAAAAATGCTAGAGGGGTTTGCATCTCTTGAAGGAAAAATTCTAGTTCCTCCTCATTTTGATAAGGTGTATCCTGAAGAAAGCGGAAATGGCTTTTTAACCATAAAGAATAACCGCTACGGCGTTATTACTGCTGATGGAAGAGAGCTATTAAAACCCTTGTATGTCATTGGGATTTACGACCGTTTCAATAGTCGTACCCAAGAAATGAGCTTTAAGTTTCCCGTACCTTTTGAACACGAAGGCGTCTGGCAGTTTATGAGGGAAGACGGAACCAAAGTACCTATAAAAGCCCAGGATTTGATATTGTTTCAATAG
- a CDS encoding response regulator transcription factor, whose translation MGEGLTSKEISEQFFSSVNTVETHRKNILLKTVEKTTTGAVKYAIESGLFGD comes from the coding sequence TTGGGAGAGGGGCTAACTTCTAAGGAAATTTCAGAACAGTTTTTTAGTTCAGTCAATACGGTAGAAACACACCGTAAAAACATCCTTTTAAAAACGGTTGAAAAAACCACAACGGGAGCGGTAAAATATGCTATCGAATCGGGCTTGTTTGGTGATTAG
- a CDS encoding HD domain-containing protein: protein MIQEFYQKAIKFAGEKHSAQTVPGTNANYLLHISNVAMEVFVAYSTDPNFDIGFAIQVAVLHDTLEDTTADFKELKTEFGEPIAAAVLALTKDDKLLSKTERKTDSLTRINALQKEVGLVKLADRITNLQSPPKHWSKDKIAQYCKEDQQIALTLQNKNEYLHKRLITKIAAYQKANKLLEE, encoded by the coding sequence ATGATACAGGAATTCTATCAAAAAGCTATAAAGTTTGCCGGAGAAAAGCACAGTGCACAAACAGTCCCGGGAACAAATGCCAACTACCTGCTGCACATCTCTAATGTAGCGATGGAAGTCTTTGTCGCCTACAGTACTGACCCAAATTTTGATATTGGTTTTGCCATTCAAGTCGCTGTGCTACACGATACCCTTGAAGATACGACCGCCGATTTTAAAGAACTGAAAACTGAATTTGGTGAACCCATAGCTGCAGCTGTTCTGGCATTGACCAAAGATGATAAACTGCTATCCAAAACCGAAAGAAAGACGGACAGCTTAACCAGAATAAATGCGCTTCAAAAAGAAGTGGGACTGGTTAAACTAGCAGACAGAATTACCAACTTACAAAGTCCGCCCAAACATTGGAGTAAAGACAAGATTGCCCAGTACTGCAAAGAGGATCAACAGATAGCCTTGACACTTCAAAACAAAAACGAATACCTGCATAAAAGGTTGATCACAAAAATAGCAGCATATCAAAAAGCCAATAAGCTATTGGAGGAGTAA
- a CDS encoding XRE family transcriptional regulator — translation MEINREILKLARDSRGLSQKDLSLKLGIKQGTLSKIENEFLSIDDDLVERFATILNYPVNFFYQKKDVHLISGHYRKKITLPQKEVRKQQSKMTILEWHLEKMVSSIELPEPNLPKWNCNFDGSPEICANYIREFWKVPRGRIENLTKLIEDNGIVVIPLDLGKLDGLSVFTQSGIPVIFVNKSMSGDRHRFNLAHELGHLIMHFAQKIDESRDVEDEAHLFASELLIPSREIKPHLVKITIEKLAELKRYWKVSMQAILFKSYKQLSLITQNQYHYLWKQMSYLGYRKKEPVFIPVEKAKLVREIIDLHLNDLEYSKSELSTLLNITEREFDKLYFDENSNLRVLV, via the coding sequence TTGGAAATAAATAGAGAAATATTAAAGTTGGCTCGAGATTCAAGAGGTCTAAGTCAAAAAGATTTATCTCTTAAATTGGGCATTAAGCAAGGAACACTTTCAAAAATCGAAAATGAATTTTTATCTATAGATGATGATTTAGTTGAACGGTTTGCTACTATTTTAAATTATCCAGTAAACTTTTTTTATCAAAAAAAGGATGTTCATTTAATTTCAGGGCATTATCGAAAAAAAATTACTTTACCACAAAAAGAAGTAAGAAAACAGCAATCTAAAATGACCATTTTGGAGTGGCATTTAGAAAAAATGGTTAGTTCCATTGAACTACCTGAACCAAATTTGCCTAAATGGAATTGTAATTTTGATGGAAGCCCAGAAATATGTGCCAATTATATTAGAGAATTTTGGAAGGTACCTAGAGGACGTATTGAAAATCTTACTAAATTAATTGAAGATAATGGAATAGTTGTTATTCCTTTGGACTTGGGTAAATTAGACGGATTGAGTGTTTTTACTCAATCTGGGATCCCTGTTATTTTTGTAAATAAATCTATGTCTGGTGATAGACATAGATTTAATTTGGCTCACGAACTTGGACATTTAATTATGCACTTTGCTCAAAAAATTGATGAAAGTCGTGATGTTGAAGATGAAGCACATTTGTTTGCTAGTGAGTTACTTATTCCGAGTAGAGAAATAAAACCTCATTTAGTAAAGATTACTATAGAAAAGCTTGCTGAATTAAAAAGATATTGGAAAGTTTCAATGCAAGCTATTTTATTCAAATCTTATAAACAATTATCTCTTATTACTCAAAATCAGTATCATTATTTATGGAAACAAATGAGCTATTTGGGTTATAGAAAAAAGGAACCGGTTTTTATTCCTGTAGAAAAAGCTAAATTAGTTCGAGAAATTATTGACTTACATTTAAATGATTTAGAATATTCAAAGTCAGAATTATCAACTTTATTGAATATTACAGAAAGAGAGTTTGATAAATTATATTTTGATGAAAACAGTAATCTTCGGGTTTTGGTTTAA
- a CDS encoding YoaK family protein, giving the protein MFRHQGKSRTLKHNLRLASILSFVSGIVNVTGFLEFKQLTTNVTGHFALFMNDVSNFEFWKGTVYFLYIFSFLFGSFSSSFLIEKLKENKKLNVFVLPTLIECLILSSIAIISNTGELKYPDLIVCLLLFAMGHQNSFVTKISNAVVRTTHLTGLFTDLGIELSQLFFPEYHPHREKIKATIKLRMYIICFFFLGGIIGGFLYSRLDLRLNTLILGVVILVISLFYDDIRYKLIATKRKYKQRKMVHHSH; this is encoded by the coding sequence ATGTTTAGACACCAAGGGAAGAGTAGAACATTAAAACATAACCTACGGCTGGCCTCGATTTTGTCTTTTGTTTCTGGAATTGTAAATGTTACCGGCTTTTTAGAATTTAAGCAACTGACTACAAACGTGACAGGTCATTTTGCACTCTTTATGAATGATGTTTCCAATTTTGAATTTTGGAAAGGGACAGTTTATTTTTTGTATATTTTTTCATTCCTTTTTGGTTCTTTTTCATCAAGTTTCCTAATCGAAAAACTGAAAGAAAATAAAAAACTGAATGTTTTTGTTTTACCCACACTAATTGAATGTCTCATTTTATCATCAATTGCGATCATAAGCAATACTGGTGAACTAAAATATCCTGATCTCATTGTCTGTCTGTTACTTTTTGCAATGGGACATCAAAACTCCTTTGTGACAAAAATTTCAAATGCTGTCGTAAGAACAACCCACTTAACAGGACTGTTCACAGATTTAGGAATTGAATTATCACAACTTTTCTTTCCTGAATATCATCCCCATAGGGAAAAAATTAAAGCGACTATAAAACTTCGCATGTATATAATTTGCTTCTTTTTCCTTGGCGGAATAATCGGCGGATTTCTTTACTCAAGACTTGACTTGAGATTAAACACGCTTATTTTAGGAGTGGTCATTTTAGTAATAAGTTTATTCTATGATGATATAAGGTATAAATTAATAGCTACGAAGAGAAAATATAAACAACGAAAAATGGTACACCATAGCCATTAA